From the genome of Mustela lutreola isolate mMusLut2 chromosome 16, mMusLut2.pri, whole genome shotgun sequence, one region includes:
- the FGF21 gene encoding fibroblast growth factor 21, whose product MGWEEARSEHLGLWVPVLAVLLLGACQAYPIPDSSPLLQFGGQVRQRYLYTDDAQETEAHLEIRADGTVVGAARRSPESLLELKALKPGVIQILGVKTSRFLCQGPNGTLYGSFHFDPVACSFREVLLEDGYNIYHSETLGLPLRLPPHNSPYRDLAPRGPARFLPLPGLLPATPESRGIPAPEPPDVGSSDPLSMVGPLQGQSPSYTS is encoded by the exons ATGGGCTGGGAGGAGGCCAGGTCCGAGCACCTGGGGCTGTGGGTCCCTGTGCTGGCGGTCCTTTTGCTGGGAGCCTGCCAGGCATACCCTATTCCTGACTCCAGCCCCCTCCTCCAATTTGGAGGCCAAGTTCGACAGCGGTACCTCTACACAGACGACGCTCAGGAGACGGAGGCCCACCTAGAGATCAGGGCTGATGGCACGGTGGTGGGGGCTGCCCGCCGGAGCCCCGAAA GTCTCTTGGAGCTGAAAGCCCTGAAGCCAGGGGTCATTCAGATCTTGGGAGTGAAAACATCCAGGTTCCTGTGCCAGGGCCCGAATGGGACACTGTACGGATCG TTCCACTTCGACCCCGTAGCCTGCAGCTTCCGGGAAGTGCTTCTGGAAGATGGATACAACATCTACCACTCTGAGACCCTGGGCCTCCCACTGCGCCTGcccccccacaactccccataCCGGGACCTGGCGCCCCGGGGGCCTGCCCGCTTCCTGCCCCTGCCAGGCCTGCTTCCGGCCACCCCGGAGTCCCGGGGGATCCCAGCCCCCGAGCCTCCCGACGTGGGCTCCTCAGACCCCCTGAGCATGGTGGGGCCTTTGCAGGGTCAAAGTCCCAGCTACACTTCCTGA
- the FUT1 gene encoding galactoside alpha-(1,2)-fucosyltransferase 1 isoform X4 yields the protein MPLLEASGLDLTALCPARRLLTPPVAVFCLSGTPMEPNASFPCLKPPASLSGIWTIYPDGRFGNQMGQYATLLALAQLNGRQAFILPAMHAALAPVFRISLPVLAAEVDGRMPWRELQLHDWMSEDYAHLEDAFLKLTGFPCSWTFFHHLRAQIRREFTLHDHLRQEAQGLLSQLRLGRAGDRPRTFVGVHVRRGDYLQVMPQRWKGVVGDRAYLQQAMDWFRARHEAPVFVVVSNGMAWCRENIDASHGDVIFAGDGQEGSPGKDFALLMQCNHTIMTIGTFGFWAAYLAGGDTVYLANFTLPDSNFLKIFKPEAAFLPEWVGINADLSALQSLAGL from the exons ATGCCGCTGCTGGAGGCTAG TGGCCTGGACCTGACTGCCCTGTGTCCGGCGCGCCGCCTGCTGACACCCCCTGTGGCCGTCTTCTGCCTGTCAGGCACGCCGATGGAGCCCAACGCCTCCTTTCCCTGTCTCAAGCCCCCTGCGTCGCTCTCAGGAATCTGGACCATCTACCCAGATGGCCGCTTTGGTAACCAGATGGGGCAGTACGCCACGCTGCTGGCCCTGGCCCAGCTCAACGGTCGCCAGGCGTTCATCCTGCCCGCCATGCACGCCGCGCTCGCCCCCGTGTTCCGCATCAGCCTGCCCGTGCTCGCCGCTGAGGTGGATGGCCGCATGCCATGGCGGGAGCTACAGCTGCACGACTGGATGTCGGAGGACTACGCACACTTGGAGGACGCCTTCCTGAAGCTTACGGGCTTCCCCTGCTCCTGGACCTTCTTCCACCATCTCCGTGCCCAGATCCGCAGGGAGTTCACCTTGCACGACCACCTACGGCAGGAGGCCCAGGGTCTCCTGAGCCAGCTCCGCTTGGGCCGTGCGGGGGACCGCCCTCGCACCTTCGTGGGGGTCCACGTGCGTCGTGGGGACTACCTGCAAGTCATGCCCCAGCGCTGGAAGGGGGTGGTGGGCGATCGCGCCTACCTCCAGCAGGCTATGGACTGGTTCCGGGCCCGGCACGAAGCCCCTGTCTTTGTGGTTGTCAGCAATGGCATGGCCTGGTGTCGGGAGAACATCGACGCCTCCCATGGGGACGTGATCTTTGCTGGCGATGGGCAGGAGGGCTCTCCGGGGAAGGACTTTGCGCTGCTCATGCAGTGTAACCACACCATCATGACCATAGGGACCTTCGGTTTCTGGGCCGCCTACCTGGCTGGTGGAGACACGGTCTACCTGGCCAACTTCACCCTGCCTGACTCCAACTTCCTGAAGATCTTTAAGCCAGAGGCTGCCTTCCTGCCCGAGTGGGTGGGCATTAATGCCGACTTGTCTGCACTCCAGTCGCTGGCGGGGCTGTGA
- the FUT1 gene encoding galactoside alpha-(1,2)-fucosyltransferase 1 isoform X2: MEGRAAEPWDLEFGIPGAAGCGLHLRTARCSLAKLTADLPSARSSAVFFLHIHQDLFHSGLDLTALCPARRLLTPPVAVFCLSGTPMEPNASFPCLKPPASLSGIWTIYPDGRFGNQMGQYATLLALAQLNGRQAFILPAMHAALAPVFRISLPVLAAEVDGRMPWRELQLHDWMSEDYAHLEDAFLKLTGFPCSWTFFHHLRAQIRREFTLHDHLRQEAQGLLSQLRLGRAGDRPRTFVGVHVRRGDYLQVMPQRWKGVVGDRAYLQQAMDWFRARHEAPVFVVVSNGMAWCRENIDASHGDVIFAGDGQEGSPGKDFALLMQCNHTIMTIGTFGFWAAYLAGGDTVYLANFTLPDSNFLKIFKPEAAFLPEWVGINADLSALQSLAGL; encoded by the exons ATGGAGGGGAGGGCTGCCGAGCCTTGGGATCTGGAGTTCGGGATTCCGGGGGCGGCCGGATGTGGACTGCACTTGCGGACGGCTCGCTGCAGTCTCGCCAAGCTGACTGCGGATCTGCCATCCGCCAGAAGCTCAG CCGTCTTCTTCCTCCACATCCACCAAGACCTCTTTCACAGTGGCCTGGACCTGACTGCCCTGTGTCCGGCGCGCCGCCTGCTGACACCCCCTGTGGCCGTCTTCTGCCTGTCAGGCACGCCGATGGAGCCCAACGCCTCCTTTCCCTGTCTCAAGCCCCCTGCGTCGCTCTCAGGAATCTGGACCATCTACCCAGATGGCCGCTTTGGTAACCAGATGGGGCAGTACGCCACGCTGCTGGCCCTGGCCCAGCTCAACGGTCGCCAGGCGTTCATCCTGCCCGCCATGCACGCCGCGCTCGCCCCCGTGTTCCGCATCAGCCTGCCCGTGCTCGCCGCTGAGGTGGATGGCCGCATGCCATGGCGGGAGCTACAGCTGCACGACTGGATGTCGGAGGACTACGCACACTTGGAGGACGCCTTCCTGAAGCTTACGGGCTTCCCCTGCTCCTGGACCTTCTTCCACCATCTCCGTGCCCAGATCCGCAGGGAGTTCACCTTGCACGACCACCTACGGCAGGAGGCCCAGGGTCTCCTGAGCCAGCTCCGCTTGGGCCGTGCGGGGGACCGCCCTCGCACCTTCGTGGGGGTCCACGTGCGTCGTGGGGACTACCTGCAAGTCATGCCCCAGCGCTGGAAGGGGGTGGTGGGCGATCGCGCCTACCTCCAGCAGGCTATGGACTGGTTCCGGGCCCGGCACGAAGCCCCTGTCTTTGTGGTTGTCAGCAATGGCATGGCCTGGTGTCGGGAGAACATCGACGCCTCCCATGGGGACGTGATCTTTGCTGGCGATGGGCAGGAGGGCTCTCCGGGGAAGGACTTTGCGCTGCTCATGCAGTGTAACCACACCATCATGACCATAGGGACCTTCGGTTTCTGGGCCGCCTACCTGGCTGGTGGAGACACGGTCTACCTGGCCAACTTCACCCTGCCTGACTCCAACTTCCTGAAGATCTTTAAGCCAGAGGCTGCCTTCCTGCCCGAGTGGGTGGGCATTAATGCCGACTTGTCTGCACTCCAGTCGCTGGCGGGGCTGTGA
- the FUT1 gene encoding galactoside alpha-(1,2)-fucosyltransferase 1 isoform X1 has protein sequence MEGRAAEPWDLEFGIPGAAGCGLHLRTARCSLAKLTADLPSARSSAMWAPSRRQLCLTFLLVCVLSAVFFLHIHQDLFHSGLDLTALCPARRLLTPPVAVFCLSGTPMEPNASFPCLKPPASLSGIWTIYPDGRFGNQMGQYATLLALAQLNGRQAFILPAMHAALAPVFRISLPVLAAEVDGRMPWRELQLHDWMSEDYAHLEDAFLKLTGFPCSWTFFHHLRAQIRREFTLHDHLRQEAQGLLSQLRLGRAGDRPRTFVGVHVRRGDYLQVMPQRWKGVVGDRAYLQQAMDWFRARHEAPVFVVVSNGMAWCRENIDASHGDVIFAGDGQEGSPGKDFALLMQCNHTIMTIGTFGFWAAYLAGGDTVYLANFTLPDSNFLKIFKPEAAFLPEWVGINADLSALQSLAGL, from the exons ATGGAGGGGAGGGCTGCCGAGCCTTGGGATCTGGAGTTCGGGATTCCGGGGGCGGCCGGATGTGGACTGCACTTGCGGACGGCTCGCTGCAGTCTCGCCAAGCTGACTGCGGATCTGCCATCCGCCAGAAGCTCAG CCATGTGGGCCCCCAGCCGGCGGCAGCTCTGTCTGACCTTCCTGCTAGTCTGTGTTCTTTCAGCCGTCTTCTTCCTCCACATCCACCAAGACCTCTTTCACAGTGGCCTGGACCTGACTGCCCTGTGTCCGGCGCGCCGCCTGCTGACACCCCCTGTGGCCGTCTTCTGCCTGTCAGGCACGCCGATGGAGCCCAACGCCTCCTTTCCCTGTCTCAAGCCCCCTGCGTCGCTCTCAGGAATCTGGACCATCTACCCAGATGGCCGCTTTGGTAACCAGATGGGGCAGTACGCCACGCTGCTGGCCCTGGCCCAGCTCAACGGTCGCCAGGCGTTCATCCTGCCCGCCATGCACGCCGCGCTCGCCCCCGTGTTCCGCATCAGCCTGCCCGTGCTCGCCGCTGAGGTGGATGGCCGCATGCCATGGCGGGAGCTACAGCTGCACGACTGGATGTCGGAGGACTACGCACACTTGGAGGACGCCTTCCTGAAGCTTACGGGCTTCCCCTGCTCCTGGACCTTCTTCCACCATCTCCGTGCCCAGATCCGCAGGGAGTTCACCTTGCACGACCACCTACGGCAGGAGGCCCAGGGTCTCCTGAGCCAGCTCCGCTTGGGCCGTGCGGGGGACCGCCCTCGCACCTTCGTGGGGGTCCACGTGCGTCGTGGGGACTACCTGCAAGTCATGCCCCAGCGCTGGAAGGGGGTGGTGGGCGATCGCGCCTACCTCCAGCAGGCTATGGACTGGTTCCGGGCCCGGCACGAAGCCCCTGTCTTTGTGGTTGTCAGCAATGGCATGGCCTGGTGTCGGGAGAACATCGACGCCTCCCATGGGGACGTGATCTTTGCTGGCGATGGGCAGGAGGGCTCTCCGGGGAAGGACTTTGCGCTGCTCATGCAGTGTAACCACACCATCATGACCATAGGGACCTTCGGTTTCTGGGCCGCCTACCTGGCTGGTGGAGACACGGTCTACCTGGCCAACTTCACCCTGCCTGACTCCAACTTCCTGAAGATCTTTAAGCCAGAGGCTGCCTTCCTGCCCGAGTGGGTGGGCATTAATGCCGACTTGTCTGCACTCCAGTCGCTGGCGGGGCTGTGA
- the FUT1 gene encoding galactoside alpha-(1,2)-fucosyltransferase 1 isoform X3 yields MWTALADGSLQSRQADCGSAIRQKLSGLDLTALCPARRLLTPPVAVFCLSGTPMEPNASFPCLKPPASLSGIWTIYPDGRFGNQMGQYATLLALAQLNGRQAFILPAMHAALAPVFRISLPVLAAEVDGRMPWRELQLHDWMSEDYAHLEDAFLKLTGFPCSWTFFHHLRAQIRREFTLHDHLRQEAQGLLSQLRLGRAGDRPRTFVGVHVRRGDYLQVMPQRWKGVVGDRAYLQQAMDWFRARHEAPVFVVVSNGMAWCRENIDASHGDVIFAGDGQEGSPGKDFALLMQCNHTIMTIGTFGFWAAYLAGGDTVYLANFTLPDSNFLKIFKPEAAFLPEWVGINADLSALQSLAGL; encoded by the exons ATGTGGACTGCACTTGCGGACGGCTCGCTGCAGTCTCGCCAAGCTGACTGCGGATCTGCCATCCGCCAGAAGCTCAG TGGCCTGGACCTGACTGCCCTGTGTCCGGCGCGCCGCCTGCTGACACCCCCTGTGGCCGTCTTCTGCCTGTCAGGCACGCCGATGGAGCCCAACGCCTCCTTTCCCTGTCTCAAGCCCCCTGCGTCGCTCTCAGGAATCTGGACCATCTACCCAGATGGCCGCTTTGGTAACCAGATGGGGCAGTACGCCACGCTGCTGGCCCTGGCCCAGCTCAACGGTCGCCAGGCGTTCATCCTGCCCGCCATGCACGCCGCGCTCGCCCCCGTGTTCCGCATCAGCCTGCCCGTGCTCGCCGCTGAGGTGGATGGCCGCATGCCATGGCGGGAGCTACAGCTGCACGACTGGATGTCGGAGGACTACGCACACTTGGAGGACGCCTTCCTGAAGCTTACGGGCTTCCCCTGCTCCTGGACCTTCTTCCACCATCTCCGTGCCCAGATCCGCAGGGAGTTCACCTTGCACGACCACCTACGGCAGGAGGCCCAGGGTCTCCTGAGCCAGCTCCGCTTGGGCCGTGCGGGGGACCGCCCTCGCACCTTCGTGGGGGTCCACGTGCGTCGTGGGGACTACCTGCAAGTCATGCCCCAGCGCTGGAAGGGGGTGGTGGGCGATCGCGCCTACCTCCAGCAGGCTATGGACTGGTTCCGGGCCCGGCACGAAGCCCCTGTCTTTGTGGTTGTCAGCAATGGCATGGCCTGGTGTCGGGAGAACATCGACGCCTCCCATGGGGACGTGATCTTTGCTGGCGATGGGCAGGAGGGCTCTCCGGGGAAGGACTTTGCGCTGCTCATGCAGTGTAACCACACCATCATGACCATAGGGACCTTCGGTTTCTGGGCCGCCTACCTGGCTGGTGGAGACACGGTCTACCTGGCCAACTTCACCCTGCCTGACTCCAACTTCCTGAAGATCTTTAAGCCAGAGGCTGCCTTCCTGCCCGAGTGGGTGGGCATTAATGCCGACTTGTCTGCACTCCAGTCGCTGGCGGGGCTGTGA
- the IZUMO1 gene encoding izumo sperm-egg fusion protein 1 isoform X1, with protein sequence MGPQLPFLVAALASCLLPARACLMCSTKVVEALDSLEKDYLPDHLPAKSHGSFMKRVKDAVLDFKNLPIHEDSYMGVLDEPTLENASWSFLKDLKRITDSNVEGELFVKEMFWMLSLQKDTFARFAAQFQKEVFCPNQCGVMLQSLVWCNSCQRQVHACRKHPNCGERLVLVHEKEDMILNCELSWHRLSQGLTDYSFYRVWGQNSETLLSEGKDPILTKTAVTADDAGVYRCSLGTVQSIPATVLRFRVTVLPERIREELPSGQAGEAAGPGDSISLQRPPAGQPTSTQCPKSENMLRGRLIGLLIWGFVVLIIGFATAILCFRPERVISCIKDCLGTMKESATPPQVSKEKVTSSRHK encoded by the exons ATGGGTCCGCAACTTCCCTTCCTGGTGGCGGCGCTGGCCAGCTGCCTGCTTCCTGCCCGGGCCTGTCTCATGTGTTCCACAAAGGTCGTGGAGGCGCTAGACTCCTTGGAGAAGGACTACCTGCCTGACCACTTGCCGGCCAAGAGCCACGGAAGCTTTATGAAAAGGGTGAAAGACGCCGTGCTGGATTTCAAGAACCTGCCAATTCACGAGGATTCCTATATGGGGGTTCTTG ATGAGCCCACACTGGAAAACGCATCCTGGAGTTTTCTGAAGGATTTGAAACGTATCACAGACAGTAATGTAGAAG GTGAGCTTTTCGTGAAGGAGATGTTTTGGATGTTGAGCCTGCAGAAGGATACCTTTGCCCGCTTTGCAGCTCAGTTCCAAAAAGAGG TTTTTTGTCCCAACCAATGTG GTGTGATGTTGCAGAGTCTGGTCTGGTGCAATTCCTGCCAGAGGCAGGTTCACGCCTGTCGAAAGCACCCTAATTGCGGGG AGCGCCTAGTACTCGTCCACGAGAAGGAAGATATGATCCTGAACTGTGAGCTCAGCTGGCATCGACTCTCTCAAGGCCTGACCGATTACAGCTTTTACAGG GTTTGGGGGCAAAATTCTGAGACCTTGCTGTCCGAGGGGAAAGATCCCATCCTGACCAAGACCGCGGTGACCGCGGATGACGCAGGCGTCTACCGCTGCAGTTTGGGCACTGTCCAGTCCATCCCAGCCACGGTCCTCCGCTTTCGAGTCACAG TGTTGCCCGAAAGGATCCGTGAAGAGCTACCGtcaggccaggctggggaggcCGCAGGTCCGGGGGATTCGATTAGCCTCCAGAGGCCCCCAGCCGGCCAGCCTACATCGACACAGTGTCCGAAGTCCGAGAACATGCTGAGAGGCCGTCTGATCGGACTGCTGATCTGGGGCTTTGTGGTGCTGATAATCGGCTTTGCGACCGC gatacTTTGCTTTCGGCCTGAGAGGGTGATCAGTTGCATCAAGGACTGTTTGGGCACCATGAAGGAGTCTGCCACGCCACCACAGgtttcaaaggaaaaagtcaCATCATCAAGGCACAAATAA
- the IZUMO1 gene encoding izumo sperm-egg fusion protein 1 isoform X2, whose protein sequence is MGPQLPFLVAALASCLLPARACLMCSTKVVEALDSLEKDYLPDHLPAKSHGSFMKRVKDAVLDFKNLPIHEDSYMGVLDEPTLENASWSFLKDLKRITDSNVEGELFVKEMFWMLSLQKDTFARFAAQFQKEVFCPNQCERLVLVHEKEDMILNCELSWHRLSQGLTDYSFYRVWGQNSETLLSEGKDPILTKTAVTADDAGVYRCSLGTVQSIPATVLRFRVTVLPERIREELPSGQAGEAAGPGDSISLQRPPAGQPTSTQCPKSENMLRGRLIGLLIWGFVVLIIGFATAILCFRPERVISCIKDCLGTMKESATPPQVSKEKVTSSRHK, encoded by the exons ATGGGTCCGCAACTTCCCTTCCTGGTGGCGGCGCTGGCCAGCTGCCTGCTTCCTGCCCGGGCCTGTCTCATGTGTTCCACAAAGGTCGTGGAGGCGCTAGACTCCTTGGAGAAGGACTACCTGCCTGACCACTTGCCGGCCAAGAGCCACGGAAGCTTTATGAAAAGGGTGAAAGACGCCGTGCTGGATTTCAAGAACCTGCCAATTCACGAGGATTCCTATATGGGGGTTCTTG ATGAGCCCACACTGGAAAACGCATCCTGGAGTTTTCTGAAGGATTTGAAACGTATCACAGACAGTAATGTAGAAG GTGAGCTTTTCGTGAAGGAGATGTTTTGGATGTTGAGCCTGCAGAAGGATACCTTTGCCCGCTTTGCAGCTCAGTTCCAAAAAGAGG TTTTTTGTCCCAACCAATGTG AGCGCCTAGTACTCGTCCACGAGAAGGAAGATATGATCCTGAACTGTGAGCTCAGCTGGCATCGACTCTCTCAAGGCCTGACCGATTACAGCTTTTACAGG GTTTGGGGGCAAAATTCTGAGACCTTGCTGTCCGAGGGGAAAGATCCCATCCTGACCAAGACCGCGGTGACCGCGGATGACGCAGGCGTCTACCGCTGCAGTTTGGGCACTGTCCAGTCCATCCCAGCCACGGTCCTCCGCTTTCGAGTCACAG TGTTGCCCGAAAGGATCCGTGAAGAGCTACCGtcaggccaggctggggaggcCGCAGGTCCGGGGGATTCGATTAGCCTCCAGAGGCCCCCAGCCGGCCAGCCTACATCGACACAGTGTCCGAAGTCCGAGAACATGCTGAGAGGCCGTCTGATCGGACTGCTGATCTGGGGCTTTGTGGTGCTGATAATCGGCTTTGCGACCGC gatacTTTGCTTTCGGCCTGAGAGGGTGATCAGTTGCATCAAGGACTGTTTGGGCACCATGAAGGAGTCTGCCACGCCACCACAGgtttcaaaggaaaaagtcaCATCATCAAGGCACAAATAA
- the IZUMO1 gene encoding izumo sperm-egg fusion protein 1 isoform X3 codes for MGPQLPFLVAALASCLLPARACLMCSTKVVEALDSLEKDYLPDHLPAKSHGSFMKRVKDAVLDFKNLPIHEDSYMGVLDEPTLENASWSFLKDLKRITDSNVEGELFVKEMFWMLSLQKDTFARFAAQFQKEVFCPNQCGVMLQSLVWCNSCQRQVHACRKHPNCGERLVLVHEKEDMILNCELSWHRLSQGLTDYSFYRVWGQNSETLLSEGKDPILTKTAVTADDAGVYRCSLGTVQSIPATVLRFRVTVLPERIREELPSGQAGEAAGPGDSISLQRPPAGQPTSTQCPKSENMLRGRLIGLLIWGFVVLIIGFATA; via the exons ATGGGTCCGCAACTTCCCTTCCTGGTGGCGGCGCTGGCCAGCTGCCTGCTTCCTGCCCGGGCCTGTCTCATGTGTTCCACAAAGGTCGTGGAGGCGCTAGACTCCTTGGAGAAGGACTACCTGCCTGACCACTTGCCGGCCAAGAGCCACGGAAGCTTTATGAAAAGGGTGAAAGACGCCGTGCTGGATTTCAAGAACCTGCCAATTCACGAGGATTCCTATATGGGGGTTCTTG ATGAGCCCACACTGGAAAACGCATCCTGGAGTTTTCTGAAGGATTTGAAACGTATCACAGACAGTAATGTAGAAG GTGAGCTTTTCGTGAAGGAGATGTTTTGGATGTTGAGCCTGCAGAAGGATACCTTTGCCCGCTTTGCAGCTCAGTTCCAAAAAGAGG TTTTTTGTCCCAACCAATGTG GTGTGATGTTGCAGAGTCTGGTCTGGTGCAATTCCTGCCAGAGGCAGGTTCACGCCTGTCGAAAGCACCCTAATTGCGGGG AGCGCCTAGTACTCGTCCACGAGAAGGAAGATATGATCCTGAACTGTGAGCTCAGCTGGCATCGACTCTCTCAAGGCCTGACCGATTACAGCTTTTACAGG GTTTGGGGGCAAAATTCTGAGACCTTGCTGTCCGAGGGGAAAGATCCCATCCTGACCAAGACCGCGGTGACCGCGGATGACGCAGGCGTCTACCGCTGCAGTTTGGGCACTGTCCAGTCCATCCCAGCCACGGTCCTCCGCTTTCGAGTCACAG TGTTGCCCGAAAGGATCCGTGAAGAGCTACCGtcaggccaggctggggaggcCGCAGGTCCGGGGGATTCGATTAGCCTCCAGAGGCCCCCAGCCGGCCAGCCTACATCGACACAGTGTCCGAAGTCCGAGAACATGCTGAGAGGCCGTCTGATCGGACTGCTGATCTGGGGCTTTGTGGTGCTGATAATCGGCTTTGCGACCGCGTGA
- the IZUMO1 gene encoding izumo sperm-egg fusion protein 1 isoform X4, giving the protein MKRVKDAVLDFKNLPIHEDSYMGVLDEPTLENASWSFLKDLKRITDSNVEGELFVKEMFWMLSLQKDTFARFAAQFQKEVFCPNQCGVMLQSLVWCNSCQRQVHACRKHPNCGERLVLVHEKEDMILNCELSWHRLSQGLTDYSFYRVWGQNSETLLSEGKDPILTKTAVTADDAGVYRCSLGTVQSIPATVLRFRVTVLPERIREELPSGQAGEAAGPGDSISLQRPPAGQPTSTQCPKSENMLRGRLIGLLIWGFVVLIIGFATAILCFRPERVISCIKDCLGTMKESATPPQVSKEKVTSSRHK; this is encoded by the exons ATGAAAAGGGTGAAAGACGCCGTGCTGGATTTCAAGAACCTGCCAATTCACGAGGATTCCTATATGGGGGTTCTTG ATGAGCCCACACTGGAAAACGCATCCTGGAGTTTTCTGAAGGATTTGAAACGTATCACAGACAGTAATGTAGAAG GTGAGCTTTTCGTGAAGGAGATGTTTTGGATGTTGAGCCTGCAGAAGGATACCTTTGCCCGCTTTGCAGCTCAGTTCCAAAAAGAGG TTTTTTGTCCCAACCAATGTG GTGTGATGTTGCAGAGTCTGGTCTGGTGCAATTCCTGCCAGAGGCAGGTTCACGCCTGTCGAAAGCACCCTAATTGCGGGG AGCGCCTAGTACTCGTCCACGAGAAGGAAGATATGATCCTGAACTGTGAGCTCAGCTGGCATCGACTCTCTCAAGGCCTGACCGATTACAGCTTTTACAGG GTTTGGGGGCAAAATTCTGAGACCTTGCTGTCCGAGGGGAAAGATCCCATCCTGACCAAGACCGCGGTGACCGCGGATGACGCAGGCGTCTACCGCTGCAGTTTGGGCACTGTCCAGTCCATCCCAGCCACGGTCCTCCGCTTTCGAGTCACAG TGTTGCCCGAAAGGATCCGTGAAGAGCTACCGtcaggccaggctggggaggcCGCAGGTCCGGGGGATTCGATTAGCCTCCAGAGGCCCCCAGCCGGCCAGCCTACATCGACACAGTGTCCGAAGTCCGAGAACATGCTGAGAGGCCGTCTGATCGGACTGCTGATCTGGGGCTTTGTGGTGCTGATAATCGGCTTTGCGACCGC gatacTTTGCTTTCGGCCTGAGAGGGTGATCAGTTGCATCAAGGACTGTTTGGGCACCATGAAGGAGTCTGCCACGCCACCACAGgtttcaaaggaaaaagtcaCATCATCAAGGCACAAATAA